In the genome of Nonlabens sp. MB-3u-79, one region contains:
- a CDS encoding acetyltransferase, with amino-acid sequence MNDIYIYGASGHGKVVLDIALNLNLAIAGFVDRNPLLSKFEGYEVIKSVPSKANYIIAIGDNSIRQKIAQTSSGDLLPALIHKHAIIGGNVLLGQGTMVAAGAIINPSVIVKSNCIINTAAVIEHDCVIEDFVHISPNVTLCGSVIVGKGTHVGAGAVIIPGVKIGDWCTIGAGTVVIKDIPNGATVVGNPGRIIKSI; translated from the coding sequence ATGAATGATATATATATTTATGGTGCAAGTGGGCATGGAAAGGTAGTACTGGATATAGCACTTAATTTAAATTTAGCAATAGCAGGATTTGTTGACCGTAATCCATTGTTAAGTAAGTTTGAAGGCTATGAAGTAATTAAATCTGTACCCTCAAAAGCCAACTATATAATCGCCATAGGCGATAATTCCATAAGACAAAAGATAGCTCAAACAAGTTCTGGCGATCTTTTACCAGCTTTAATACATAAGCATGCCATCATAGGGGGGAACGTTCTTTTAGGACAAGGAACAATGGTTGCTGCAGGAGCGATAATCAACCCTAGTGTGATAGTGAAGTCAAATTGTATTATTAATACGGCTGCGGTTATAGAACACGATTGTGTTATAGAAGACTTTGTTCATATATCTCCAAACGTTACCTTATGTGGTTCTGTAATTGTCGGGAAAGGAACACATGTAGGAGCAGGTGCTGTCATTATTCCAGGTGTTAAAATAGGAGATTGGTGCACTATAGGAGCAGGTACCGTTGTAATAAAAGATATTCCAAACGGCGCAACCGTTGTTGGTAATCCAGGGCGTATTATAAAATCTATTTGA
- a CDS encoding sugar transferase: MPIKLNSILALLLLIILFPFLCFATLLAGISTKYFGLYTQQRIGQYAKPFTIYKLRTMQDGKVTRMGRFLRKTKIDELPQLINILLGDMSFVGPRPDVPGYYDQLIGDDRKVLELKPGLTSLAAIKYRNEEELLKNQNHPLLYNDQIIFPDKVKMNLEYLDKRSFFYDMKIILLTVKSLFR; encoded by the coding sequence ATGCCTATCAAATTAAATAGCATTCTGGCACTTCTTTTATTAATCATCCTATTCCCGTTTTTGTGCTTTGCTACCTTACTTGCAGGAATATCAACAAAATATTTTGGACTATACACTCAACAGCGCATAGGTCAATACGCTAAGCCATTTACCATCTACAAACTCAGAACCATGCAAGATGGTAAAGTGACCAGAATGGGTAGATTTCTTAGAAAGACTAAAATAGACGAGCTGCCGCAATTAATCAACATCCTTTTAGGCGACATGTCTTTTGTAGGGCCACGTCCAGATGTTCCTGGATACTATGATCAACTTATCGGAGATGATAGAAAAGTACTAGAGCTAAAACCAGGCTTAACCAGTCTTGCGGCTATTAAATACCGTAACGAAGAAGAACTCCTTAAAAACCAAAACCATCCTTTACTTTATAATGATCAAATCATTTTTCCAGATAAAGTAAAAATGAATTTAGAATATTTAGATAAGCGCAGCTTTTTTTATGATATGAAAATCATACTTCTTACGGTGAAATCTCTTTTCAGGTAA
- a CDS encoding DegT/DnrJ/EryC1/StrS family aminotransferase → MSLDKIWLSSPHMGGTERNFVTEAFDTNWVAPLGPNVTGFEKDLEAYQAENTHVAALSSGTAAIHLALIQAGVGPGDEVICQSFTFCGTTNPVQYLGATPIMIDSEEQTWNMCPVALKEAVEDRIAKGKKPKAILAVHLYGMPYKVEEIHAFAKAKQIPVIEDSAESLGSTYKGQKCGTFGDYGILSFNGNKIITTSGGGAMVCPTKVVKDKTIFLATQARDEAPHYQHSELGYNYRLSNISAGIGRGQMEVLDKHIDLRRAMNSFYQELFKDIAGVRVHVEQNAAIFSNHWLSAILVDPSKTGGITREDIRLALEKENIESRPLWKPMHLQPLCKDFPYYGGKICETLFENGLCLPSGSNLTDQDRGRIEKAIKQLFKI, encoded by the coding sequence ATGTCTTTAGATAAAATATGGCTTTCTTCACCTCATATGGGAGGAACGGAGCGGAATTTCGTAACCGAAGCTTTTGATACCAATTGGGTCGCCCCATTAGGGCCAAATGTTACAGGATTTGAGAAGGACCTAGAAGCCTATCAAGCAGAAAACACTCATGTTGCGGCACTATCTAGTGGAACGGCAGCGATACATTTAGCATTGATCCAAGCAGGAGTAGGACCTGGTGATGAGGTGATTTGTCAAAGCTTTACCTTTTGTGGTACGACTAATCCAGTACAATATTTAGGAGCAACCCCTATCATGATAGACAGTGAAGAGCAGACTTGGAACATGTGTCCAGTCGCCTTAAAAGAAGCCGTAGAAGACCGAATCGCAAAAGGTAAAAAACCCAAAGCTATTCTTGCCGTACATTTATATGGGATGCCTTATAAAGTGGAGGAGATCCACGCTTTCGCGAAAGCGAAACAAATACCAGTTATAGAGGATAGTGCCGAGTCTCTAGGCAGCACCTACAAAGGACAGAAGTGTGGGACTTTTGGTGATTATGGAATCTTGAGTTTTAATGGGAATAAGATCATCACGACTAGTGGTGGTGGCGCGATGGTTTGTCCTACTAAAGTGGTAAAGGATAAAACTATATTTTTAGCCACACAGGCACGTGACGAAGCGCCTCATTATCAACATAGCGAACTAGGCTATAATTATCGTTTAAGTAACATATCTGCTGGCATAGGTCGCGGGCAAATGGAAGTACTGGACAAGCATATAGATTTACGTCGAGCAATGAATAGCTTTTATCAAGAGTTGTTTAAAGATATAGCTGGAGTTCGGGTACATGTAGAGCAAAATGCAGCTATTTTTTCCAATCACTGGCTCAGCGCCATATTGGTAGATCCTTCAAAAACGGGAGGCATCACAAGAGAAGATATCAGACTCGCATTAGAAAAAGAAAACATAGAATCCAGACCTTTATGGAAACCTATGCATTTACAACCCCTATGCAAAGACTTTCCTTACTATGGAGGTAAGATTTGTGAGACCCTATTTGAAAACGGATTGTGCCTGCCGTCTGGGTCTAATCTCACCGATCAGGATCGAGGACGTATCGAAAAAGCGATCAAACAACTATTTAAAATTTGA
- a CDS encoding polysaccharide biosynthesis protein, giving the protein MKTEYFRNRVAQIFWNGDNSLQFKNLRYLPRWVVVAIDLLLVMISFYFSFLVVDNITSTFYNVLSIYQQAVFIILVYVASFFTFSTYSGLIRHSTFVDIFKIVVACASAMLVLIAVNYSYYFVYGQKVFLMPFLIVNMTISFITLLSFRLFVKRVYSFVSKGKQKSYNVLIVGVNDDSIALAEALTTSKNQNFNLVGFISFKKDHQRIKILGKPIIKYGSTFYDRIAPMKVTGMIIAGSQLSIKQKNELVDKALANNLKIFNVPDITQWTDKDDVTSKIKEIQIEDLLERDAIHLEDSEISNYLQNRVVLITGGAGSIGSEIVRQVSGYHPKSILVLDQAESPLYDLELELKEKFPSISYQVVLADVRRKDRLEQIFKSNDISVVFHAAAYKHVPMIEKNPREAVCVNILGTVNVADLSVAYGIDRFVMVSTDKAVNPTNVMGASKRAAEIYVQSLQQKSEGDTKFITTRFGNVLGSNGSVIPYFKKQIESGGPVTVTHQDIIRYFMTIPEACQLVLQAGTMGKGGEIFVFDMGKPIKIMDLAERMIKLSGFQPYEDIDIKIIGLRPGEKLYEELLSDTSTSMPTHHQKIMIAKDQAISYEDVLNHIIEIAAAAQHENDVFVVGKIKQLVPEYISKNSVFELLDQKVNL; this is encoded by the coding sequence ATGAAAACAGAATACTTCAGAAATAGAGTCGCACAAATATTTTGGAATGGAGATAATTCTCTTCAATTCAAGAACTTAAGGTATCTGCCACGTTGGGTGGTGGTGGCCATAGATTTGTTATTGGTGATGATCTCCTTTTATTTTTCATTTCTGGTAGTTGACAATATCACTTCTACGTTTTATAATGTGCTATCGATTTATCAGCAAGCCGTATTTATAATTCTTGTTTATGTAGCTTCTTTTTTTACGTTCAGCACCTATTCTGGTTTGATCAGGCACAGTACCTTTGTTGATATTTTTAAAATTGTTGTGGCCTGCGCATCAGCCATGTTAGTTTTGATAGCAGTCAATTACAGTTACTATTTTGTTTATGGCCAAAAGGTGTTTTTAATGCCATTTCTGATTGTCAATATGACGATCTCTTTTATCACACTTTTGTCCTTTCGATTGTTTGTAAAAAGGGTTTATTCTTTTGTTTCCAAAGGCAAGCAGAAAAGCTATAACGTTCTTATTGTAGGAGTTAACGATGATAGCATCGCACTTGCTGAGGCATTGACCACATCAAAAAATCAAAACTTCAATCTGGTTGGTTTTATATCTTTTAAAAAAGACCATCAGCGCATCAAGATTCTTGGAAAACCTATCATTAAATACGGGAGCACCTTTTATGATAGAATTGCTCCCATGAAAGTGACAGGAATGATCATTGCTGGTTCTCAATTATCGATCAAGCAAAAAAATGAGTTGGTAGATAAAGCACTGGCTAATAATTTGAAAATATTTAATGTGCCTGATATCACTCAATGGACAGATAAGGATGATGTTACTTCTAAAATTAAGGAGATACAAATTGAGGATTTGTTAGAAAGAGATGCCATACATTTAGAAGATTCTGAGATCTCTAATTACCTGCAAAACCGTGTGGTTTTGATTACTGGTGGTGCAGGATCTATAGGAAGCGAAATTGTGCGACAGGTATCTGGCTACCATCCCAAAAGCATTCTTGTTCTTGATCAAGCAGAATCCCCTTTATACGATCTGGAGTTGGAGTTAAAAGAAAAATTTCCAAGCATATCTTATCAAGTAGTTTTAGCCGATGTAAGGCGGAAAGATCGATTGGAACAAATTTTTAAATCTAACGATATCTCGGTTGTTTTTCATGCCGCTGCCTATAAGCATGTTCCTATGATAGAAAAGAATCCTAGAGAAGCCGTTTGTGTCAATATTTTAGGTACTGTAAATGTAGCAGACCTTTCGGTAGCTTATGGTATAGACCGTTTTGTAATGGTAAGTACTGATAAAGCGGTCAATCCAACGAACGTGATGGGGGCGAGTAAAAGAGCGGCCGAAATATATGTGCAATCTTTACAACAAAAATCTGAAGGGGACACCAAGTTTATTACCACTCGTTTTGGAAATGTATTAGGATCTAACGGATCGGTGATTCCGTACTTCAAAAAACAAATTGAAAGTGGTGGTCCTGTAACAGTAACACATCAAGACATCATCCGTTATTTTATGACCATTCCAGAGGCCTGTCAACTGGTTCTTCAGGCAGGTACTATGGGTAAAGGAGGGGAGATTTTTGTTTTTGATATGGGGAAACCCATAAAAATTATGGACCTGGCAGAACGCATGATCAAACTTTCTGGCTTCCAGCCTTATGAAGATATTGATATTAAAATTATTGGATTACGGCCAGGAGAGAAGTTGTACGAAGAGTTGCTGAGCGATACCTCTACCAGCATGCCTACGCACCATCAAAAAATAATGATAGCAAAAGACCAAGCTATTTCTTATGAAGATGTTTTAAACCATATCATTGAAATAGCTGCAGCAGCACAGCACGAGAATGATGTTTTTGTAGTCGGTAAAATAAAACAACTCGTACCTGAATATATTAGTAAAAACAGCGTATTTGAGCTATTAGATCAAAAAGTTAATCTGTAG
- a CDS encoding polysaccharide biosynthesis/export family protein, translating into MKNKLFKAGLLVLCVTLLSSCVSKKKILYLQDIDTSLTTNELNYKSLIKKDDILRITVTSENMELVQPFNQFIGPTNQGSLNGAGQQGQLFGYLVDNNGEIVFPLLGSIIAAGKTREEITEFLQSVLREKFVKDAVVDVRIVNFKVTVLGEVNNPGTFNLDYNRITLLQVIGQAGDLTIYGNRKNLTILRDLDGVQTSHRVDLTNSDFIDSEFYYLQQNDVVVVEPNYAQVQAAGFNRNASLYVSVASVLISLIVIISRN; encoded by the coding sequence ATGAAAAATAAATTATTTAAAGCGGGGCTGTTAGTCCTTTGTGTCACTTTGCTGTCTTCTTGTGTGTCGAAGAAAAAGATACTATACTTGCAGGATATTGATACCTCATTAACTACAAATGAGCTCAATTATAAGTCTTTAATTAAGAAGGATGACATTCTTAGAATAACGGTTACCAGCGAAAACATGGAACTCGTTCAACCTTTTAACCAATTTATTGGTCCTACAAACCAAGGTAGTTTAAATGGAGCAGGGCAACAAGGACAGTTATTTGGTTATTTAGTAGACAATAATGGTGAAATTGTATTTCCACTCCTAGGAAGTATTATAGCTGCTGGGAAAACCAGAGAAGAAATTACGGAGTTTTTACAGTCTGTATTGCGTGAAAAATTTGTAAAGGATGCGGTGGTGGACGTAAGAATCGTCAACTTTAAGGTAACGGTTTTAGGGGAAGTAAATAATCCGGGCACCTTTAACCTAGATTACAACCGTATTACTTTACTACAAGTTATAGGGCAAGCAGGAGATTTAACCATTTATGGCAATAGAAAAAACCTTACTATTTTAAGAGATCTGGATGGAGTGCAAACTTCTCATAGAGTAGATTTAACGAATTCAGATTTTATAGATTCGGAGTTTTATTATTTGCAGCAAAATGATGTGGTAGTTGTAGAGCCTAATTATGCACAAGTGCAGGCAGCTGGCTTTAATAGAAACGCTTCTCTTTACGTTTCGGTAGCCTCTGTCTTAATATCTCTAATTGTTATTATATCAAGAAACTAA
- a CDS encoding GumC family protein, translating to MNNSNFEADTNLSLKDQIYQYLRHWPWFLLSILIFLSLGYAYLRYTTRQYQASSKILIKDTEGGGGLSEFSALGDLDVLGGSFNSVENEMQILQSNRLINQVVEHLDLNIVYSRIGNIKSTNIYKNSPIKATLLDKTVPESMFLTVRNIDSQTIGIKYLDGDYTNYSYGSEFEIDGVKLLILPKSILKSSGKEEKAEESAEWDEISITMEPKAKTTKSIVSKLQISKIDKRGSVLELSLVDPVKEKAEDILDNLVVVFNEDAIKDKNEVSRNTARFIDERLAAIRKDLDSLERGIQRFKTSESVTDIIAEATLNLESSSSIGREVVVAGTQLRLAKLMKSEIDVDSFNFIPQNMGLKDVDLEQITSTYNTLLQEYLNFKENATSENPVLKRLVDQLNSLKQSIILSLNNIINSMSIQQESLNKELNKVSGKIADVPENERVNRDIERDRVVVEAVYLLLNEKKETTAISLAVTAPKAKIVDYALASATPISPKPQIIYLAMLVLGLLLPGALVYGRSIFYNKIESRKDIEKNLPNINILGEVPKLDKDSSDYIQLNDRSVLAESFRILRTNLQYKLNAVNHDNTKVVLVTSTVKGEGKTLVAFNLANTFSYSGKKVLLIGADIRNPQLHRYSDTMSKRTPGVTEYLTDDSLKLKDLVITSSVNKNLDIILSGAIPPNPAELWMMDRTKTLFDEAKENYDLVIVDSAPTILVTDTLLINKYADVTTYITRANYTDTSLLEFVADTIKEGKLSNVAIVVNNVKLANFGYGNKYGYSYGEEKKTLWSSFKSRFEEKRTFE from the coding sequence ATGAATAATTCAAATTTTGAAGCTGATACAAACCTTTCTTTAAAAGATCAGATATATCAATACTTAAGACATTGGCCTTGGTTCCTCCTAAGCATACTTATATTTTTATCTCTAGGTTATGCATATTTGAGATATACGACCAGACAGTACCAAGCATCTTCAAAAATTTTAATTAAAGATACCGAAGGTGGAGGTGGCCTTTCAGAATTTTCGGCTTTAGGGGATTTAGATGTACTAGGAGGTTCATTTAACTCTGTAGAGAATGAAATGCAAATACTCCAATCCAATAGATTGATCAACCAAGTGGTGGAACATTTGGATTTGAATATCGTCTATTCTAGAATTGGTAACATTAAATCTACCAACATTTATAAAAACAGTCCGATAAAAGCCACTTTACTCGATAAAACGGTACCTGAATCTATGTTTCTAACCGTAAGGAATATAGACAGTCAGACTATTGGAATAAAGTATTTAGATGGTGATTATACCAATTACTCTTATGGATCGGAGTTTGAAATAGACGGTGTAAAACTTTTGATATTACCTAAATCTATACTAAAGTCATCTGGTAAGGAAGAGAAGGCAGAAGAGAGTGCAGAATGGGACGAGATCTCGATTACTATGGAGCCTAAGGCTAAAACCACTAAGTCAATTGTATCTAAGCTCCAAATTTCAAAAATTGACAAGAGAGGAAGTGTATTGGAGTTAAGTTTAGTTGATCCGGTCAAAGAAAAGGCAGAAGATATATTGGATAACCTAGTGGTGGTTTTTAATGAGGATGCTATTAAAGATAAGAATGAAGTTTCTAGAAATACGGCTCGATTTATTGATGAGCGCCTAGCAGCTATCAGAAAAGATTTGGACAGTTTAGAAAGAGGAATACAACGTTTTAAAACATCAGAGAGTGTAACTGATATTATAGCAGAGGCTACTCTTAATTTAGAATCTTCGTCCAGTATAGGAAGAGAGGTTGTCGTGGCGGGAACTCAGCTAAGGCTAGCCAAACTGATGAAAAGTGAAATAGACGTAGACTCTTTCAATTTTATCCCTCAAAACATGGGACTGAAAGATGTGGATCTGGAACAAATAACCTCCACCTACAATACACTTTTACAAGAGTACCTCAATTTTAAAGAAAATGCGACCTCAGAAAACCCAGTCCTTAAAAGGCTAGTGGATCAACTCAATAGTTTAAAGCAATCTATAATCCTTTCTTTAAACAATATCATCAATTCAATGAGCATTCAACAAGAAAGTCTTAATAAAGAGCTCAACAAAGTCTCAGGGAAAATAGCTGATGTTCCAGAAAATGAAAGAGTCAATAGAGATATAGAAAGAGATCGTGTGGTCGTAGAGGCTGTTTATTTATTGCTGAATGAGAAGAAAGAAACTACTGCCATCTCTCTTGCAGTGACCGCACCTAAGGCAAAAATTGTTGACTACGCATTAGCATCTGCAACCCCTATTTCTCCAAAACCGCAAATAATTTATCTAGCTATGTTGGTATTGGGTTTACTGCTTCCCGGAGCCTTAGTCTATGGGCGATCTATTTTTTACAATAAAATAGAGTCAAGAAAGGATATCGAAAAAAACCTACCTAATATTAATATACTAGGAGAAGTCCCTAAACTCGATAAAGACAGTAGCGATTATATACAATTGAACGATCGATCTGTTTTAGCAGAATCTTTTAGAATCCTAAGAACCAACCTTCAATACAAACTAAATGCTGTCAATCATGACAACACTAAAGTTGTTTTGGTCACTTCAACAGTTAAAGGTGAAGGAAAAACCTTGGTAGCTTTTAATCTTGCTAATACGTTTTCTTACAGTGGCAAAAAAGTGTTATTAATAGGAGCAGATATCAGAAACCCTCAACTACATCGATACTCTGATACAATGTCAAAAAGGACTCCAGGGGTGACAGAGTATTTGACTGATGACAGTTTAAAATTAAAAGACCTGGTCATTACCTCTTCAGTAAATAAAAATTTAGACATCATTTTGTCGGGGGCTATACCGCCTAATCCAGCAGAATTATGGATGATGGATAGAACCAAAACCTTATTTGATGAAGCTAAAGAAAACTATGATCTGGTCATTGTCGATAGTGCACCTACCATATTGGTAACAGATACCTTGCTCATCAATAAATACGCTGATGTTACTACTTATATCACACGCGCTAATTATACGGACACTTCTTTATTAGAATTTGTTGCTGATACTATTAAAGAAGGCAAATTGAGTAATGTGGCTATTGTAGTTAACAACGTCAAACTCGCTAACTTTGGGTATGGTAATAAATATGGCTACTCTTACGGTGAAGAAAAAAAGACCTTATGGAGTTCGTTTAAGAGTAGATTTGAAGAGAAACGAACTTTCGAGTAA
- a CDS encoding tyrosine-protein phosphatase: MIFFNKSVYLVDLLDGITDIHNHLLPGMDDGSPDLETTLEMIKAMKAIGIKNAIATPHTMEDYYNNDVAKITANFQETKLALAATNAKGFILNTASEYMMDGQFDQIIEKNNYLCLHKNYLLTELSYFQRPDQLEELVFKMCQKALIPILAHPERYRYIKSIDDLKDLKERGFELQLNLLSLSGHYGEEAFTKATSLLDKGMYEYLGTDAHKVSHIEKIKEIKIKKKKIPSIKKLVENHKLVFDL, from the coding sequence ATGATTTTTTTTAATAAATCCGTGTATCTGGTAGATCTACTAGATGGCATTACTGATATTCACAACCACCTTTTACCTGGAATGGATGACGGCTCACCTGATCTAGAGACTACTTTAGAGATGATTAAAGCCATGAAAGCTATAGGTATAAAGAACGCTATTGCTACGCCACATACCATGGAAGATTATTACAATAATGATGTAGCTAAAATCACTGCTAATTTCCAAGAAACAAAGTTAGCGTTAGCCGCAACAAATGCCAAAGGCTTTATCTTGAATACTGCTTCAGAATATATGATGGATGGGCAGTTTGATCAAATTATAGAGAAAAACAACTACCTGTGTCTTCACAAGAACTACCTGCTTACAGAGCTGTCTTATTTCCAACGTCCTGATCAATTGGAAGAGTTGGTATTTAAAATGTGCCAAAAAGCTTTGATTCCTATACTGGCCCATCCAGAACGTTATCGTTATATAAAATCAATAGATGATCTTAAGGATTTAAAAGAGCGCGGATTTGAACTACAACTCAATTTGCTCTCCTTATCTGGTCATTATGGAGAGGAAGCTTTTACAAAAGCGACATCCCTTCTGGATAAAGGAATGTATGAATACCTAGGAACTGATGCTCACAAGGTGTCTCACATAGAAAAAATCAAGGAAATTAAGATAAAGAAAAAGAAAATTCCGTCCATAAAAAAGCTTGTGGAAAACCACAAGCTTGTATTTGATCTTTAA
- a CDS encoding tetratricopeptide repeat protein, whose translation MHFDLNSDGDLSIKKFELMLKSNEVGFFDSDEFDQIIEHYLEEGKMALARKAISLGISQHPTAVNLKLFKAEVYIFDDQFSQAEQVLNELFEIEPQNSEIYIQKANIFSKTERHDKAIELLKTALDLTLDQADVYNLIGMEFLFIEDYSNAKVNFMKCLELDDTDYSALYNIIYCFDFLQEHQQAIDFLNLFLDKNPYSEVAWHQVGKQYFDLKMYEKSLSAFEFAIISDDFFVGAYLEKGKVLEKLGRYNEAIENYQITLTLDDPTSFAYLRLGKCFEKLGVDEKAIKYFKQCVKEDPLLDKGWLSIVSFYTKRLDFQKALSYIEKATETDADNALYWTKYASINRRLNFVEEAEYGYRRAIELGNYELSTWINRGDLLLHLGEINTAISNIESGLEFYPEEVELEYRLAGLYFKKGDLLKGKFHLQNSLKRNSEYIIIMEELFPVEYEMQEVQQLLKL comes from the coding sequence ATGCATTTTGATTTAAACAGTGATGGAGATTTAAGCATCAAAAAATTTGAACTCATGTTGAAATCTAACGAAGTTGGATTCTTTGACAGTGATGAGTTTGATCAAATAATTGAACATTACCTCGAAGAAGGTAAAATGGCATTGGCTCGTAAAGCCATAAGTCTAGGTATTTCTCAGCATCCAACTGCTGTTAATTTAAAACTTTTTAAAGCAGAGGTATATATATTTGACGATCAGTTTTCTCAAGCAGAGCAAGTGCTCAATGAGCTTTTTGAAATCGAGCCACAAAATTCTGAAATCTATATTCAAAAGGCTAATATCTTTTCAAAGACCGAACGCCATGATAAGGCTATAGAGCTGCTTAAAACAGCTTTAGACCTCACACTGGACCAAGCCGATGTTTATAATTTAATTGGTATGGAGTTTCTTTTTATTGAAGACTACTCTAACGCCAAGGTGAATTTTATGAAGTGTTTAGAGCTGGACGATACCGACTACTCGGCTCTTTACAATATCATATATTGTTTTGATTTTTTACAAGAACACCAACAAGCTATAGACTTCTTAAATCTATTTCTAGATAAGAATCCTTATAGTGAGGTGGCATGGCATCAAGTAGGTAAACAATATTTTGACTTAAAAATGTATGAAAAGTCTCTTTCAGCATTTGAATTTGCTATTATTTCTGACGATTTTTTTGTGGGAGCATACTTAGAAAAAGGTAAAGTCCTTGAAAAGTTAGGCAGGTATAACGAAGCCATTGAAAATTATCAAATTACACTTACACTAGACGACCCTACTTCATTTGCCTATTTAAGGTTGGGGAAATGTTTTGAAAAATTAGGCGTTGACGAGAAGGCAATCAAGTACTTCAAACAATGCGTTAAGGAAGATCCATTGCTTGATAAAGGATGGTTATCTATAGTAAGCTTTTACACCAAAAGGCTGGATTTTCAAAAAGCACTCAGTTATATAGAAAAAGCAACAGAAACAGATGCAGATAATGCGCTGTATTGGACCAAGTATGCTTCTATCAATAGAAGGCTTAATTTTGTAGAGGAAGCCGAATACGGCTATCGCAGAGCTATAGAGCTAGGTAATTATGAGCTTTCTACCTGGATCAATAGAGGTGACTTACTTCTTCACCTAGGTGAAATAAATACTGCCATTTCTAATATAGAAAGCGGCTTAGAATTCTATCCCGAAGAAGTGGAGCTGGAATATAGACTCGCAGGTCTTTACTTCAAAAAAGGAGATCTCTTAAAAGGAAAGTTTCATTTACAAAATTCTTTAAAAAGAAATTCTGAATACATTATTATCATGGAAGAATTATTTCCAGTAGAATATGAAATGCAAGAAGTACAACAACTTCTAAAACTTTAA
- a CDS encoding aspartate aminotransferase family protein, whose product MKDDFYHYQAQTTPFAPGIEIDRAKGNYIYDKQGHKYLDMVAGVSALPLGHCHPVITEAIKKQVDTYMHVMVYGEFSQEPAVQLCKKIASLLPDPLETTYLVNSGTEAIEASIKLARSVTGRSQIIAMKKAYHGNTMGSLSLMDYEERKAPYRPLLPDITHINFNCMQDLKLITTTTAAVIIESIQGGAGFKIPSKIWMQELSKRCKEMGALLLIDEIQPGIGRTGSMFYFMQHQIVPDMVITGKGLAGGLPIGALTTSRAHMSYFKQSPMLGHITTFGGHPVIAAAALATLTEIERGNYMEEMCDKESRFRESLQHKNILEVRGKGLMLLALLPDDKFTTQIVDECRNRGVIFFLLLYEKRAIRITPPYTITNSEIDFACRILLEVTEEFYDRQI is encoded by the coding sequence ATGAAGGATGATTTTTACCATTATCAGGCACAGACAACTCCTTTTGCTCCTGGAATAGAAATAGATCGTGCAAAAGGAAATTATATTTATGACAAACAAGGTCATAAATACTTAGATATGGTTGCAGGTGTTAGTGCGCTGCCACTAGGTCACTGCCATCCAGTCATCACAGAAGCAATAAAAAAACAGGTCGACACTTATATGCACGTCATGGTTTATGGAGAGTTTTCTCAAGAACCAGCGGTACAATTGTGCAAGAAAATCGCATCGCTGCTACCCGACCCATTAGAAACTACCTATCTGGTTAACAGCGGTACTGAAGCTATTGAAGCTTCCATAAAGCTAGCTCGCAGTGTGACGGGGCGTTCTCAGATTATCGCAATGAAAAAAGCCTATCACGGTAACACAATGGGCTCCCTGAGTCTTATGGATTATGAAGAGCGTAAAGCTCCTTATAGGCCCTTACTACCCGACATTACGCATATCAACTTCAACTGTATGCAAGACCTGAAATTGATTACGACAACTACTGCTGCCGTCATTATAGAAAGTATTCAAGGTGGCGCAGGATTTAAGATTCCGAGCAAGATTTGGATGCAGGAGTTAAGTAAACGTTGCAAAGAAATGGGCGCTTTACTCCTTATAGACGAGATCCAACCTGGGATAGGTCGCACCGGAAGTATGTTTTATTTTATGCAACACCAGATCGTTCCAGACATGGTGATCACAGGTAAAGGCCTCGCTGGCGGTCTTCCTATTGGGGCTTTAACGACGAGCAGGGCACATATGTCTTACTTCAAGCAATCGCCTATGTTGGGCCATATAACGACTTTTGGAGGTCATCCTGTCATCGCCGCAGCGGCACTTGCCACACTTACAGAAATAGAACGGGGTAACTATATGGAAGAGATGTGTGATAAGGAATCTCGCTTTCGCGAAAGCTTACAACACAAAAATATTCTAGAGGTAAGAGGTAAAGGATTGATGCTTTTAGCCTTACTCCCAGACGATAAGTTCACGACACAAATAGTAGATGAGTGCCGCAACAGAGGTGTTATCTTCTTTTTATTACTCTATGAAAAACGAGCTATAAGAATAACTCCGCCCTATACGATTACCAATTCTGAAATTGATTTTGCGTGTAGAATACTACTAGAAGTCACCGAAGAATTTTATGACCGACAGATATAA